One stretch of Rhodoferax lithotrophicus DNA includes these proteins:
- the cyoE gene encoding heme o synthase, giving the protein MSTVAHPVAVMSVFAQYYALTKPRVIQLIVFCALIGMVLAVPGVPSWHEVGVATMACLGIWLVAGAAAAFNCIIEKSIDAKMKRTSWRPTAKGQLGDRQTLLFSATLCALGSALLYFVVNPLTMWLTFATFIGYAVIYTVILKPLTPQNIVIGGASGAMPPVLGWAAMAGHVGPEALILFLIIFLWTPPHFWALAMYRVEDYRKSGLPMLPVTHGNEFTRLMVLLYTFILLAACLLPFIYGMSSWLYLAAAVLLNVGFIFYAFNLWRDYSDALARKTFRFSLIHLSLLFAALLVDHYL; this is encoded by the coding sequence TTGAGTACTGTTGCCCACCCCGTGGCTGTGATGTCCGTTTTTGCGCAATATTACGCGTTGACCAAGCCGCGCGTGATCCAGCTGATTGTGTTTTGCGCCTTGATTGGCATGGTGCTGGCGGTGCCGGGTGTGCCGTCCTGGCATGAAGTGGGCGTGGCCACCATGGCTTGCCTGGGTATCTGGCTGGTGGCGGGGGCGGCAGCGGCTTTTAATTGCATCATTGAGAAAAGCATTGATGCCAAGATGAAGCGCACCTCTTGGCGGCCCACCGCCAAAGGGCAGTTGGGCGACCGGCAAACCCTGCTGTTCTCCGCCACCTTGTGTGCCCTGGGCTCGGCGCTGCTGTACTTTGTTGTCAACCCGCTCACCATGTGGCTCACGTTTGCCACTTTCATCGGGTATGCGGTGATCTACACCGTGATCCTGAAGCCCCTGACTCCGCAAAACATCGTGATTGGTGGGGCCTCTGGAGCCATGCCCCCCGTGCTGGGCTGGGCCGCCATGGCGGGTCATGTAGGGCCTGAAGCCCTGATTTTGTTTTTGATCATTTTTTTGTGGACACCGCCGCACTTCTGGGCCTTGGCGATGTATCGGGTTGAAGACTACCGAAAGTCGGGACTTCCCATGCTGCCGGTCACCCATGGCAATGAATTCACCCGGTTGATGGTGTTGCTCTACACCTTCATTTTGCTGGCTGCCTGTTTGCTGCCTTTTATTTATGGCATGAGCTCCTGGCTTTACCTGGCGGCGGCTGTGCTGCTGAATGTGGGCTTTATTTTTTATGCTTTCAACTTGTGGCGCGATTACTCTGATGCGCTGGCGCGCAAGACCTTTCGCTTTTCGCTGATTCATTTGAGTCTGCTATTTGCAGCTTTGCTGGTGGATCATTACCTGTAA
- a CDS encoding COX15/CtaA family protein, with product MDTQALYDLTPLVSLLTVGVALALGPLVWVYGRNRQQAPVQRLQALRILTLFLTFDLILFGAFTRLTDSGLGCPDWPGCYGSTSPWGANHAITYAQAAMPTGPVTQAKAWIEMLHRYLATGVGALILVMTLLSWVHWRARRRETTNIVGLSAGHEVCPWWATASLVWVCLQGAFGALTVTMKLFPAIVTLHLAGALILLALLGVQVVRGSNQAARLPMPSALGRWTGFALGLLVLQILLGGWVSTNYAVLACGDFPQCQNHWWPEMNFTQGFELWRHLGVTGSGVPISFAALTAIHYVHRLMAYLVLTILALLAWQLNRHPLWRAHSRVLAALVGLQLATGLSNVVLQWPLVAALLHTGGAAALVLTFVWMLACKQAASMVAPVRPAAPLSSTERGNLA from the coding sequence ATGGATACGCAAGCGCTTTACGATTTGACACCTCTGGTCAGCCTGTTGACCGTTGGGGTGGCCTTGGCTCTGGGCCCGCTGGTCTGGGTGTATGGACGCAACCGTCAGCAAGCTCCTGTACAACGCTTGCAGGCTTTGCGGATTTTGACGCTGTTCCTAACCTTTGATCTGATCCTGTTTGGGGCCTTCACCCGTCTCACCGATTCTGGCTTGGGTTGCCCGGACTGGCCCGGTTGTTATGGCAGCACGTCTCCGTGGGGAGCCAACCATGCCATTACCTATGCGCAGGCCGCCATGCCCACCGGCCCGGTGACCCAGGCCAAAGCCTGGATTGAAATGTTGCACCGTTACCTGGCGACGGGTGTCGGAGCCCTGATTTTGGTCATGACTCTCCTGAGCTGGGTCCACTGGCGTGCCCGCAGGCGTGAAACCACCAACATCGTAGGTCTCTCAGCTGGGCATGAGGTATGTCCTTGGTGGGCTACGGCCAGCCTGGTTTGGGTGTGTTTGCAGGGCGCTTTTGGGGCGCTGACCGTGACCATGAAGCTGTTTCCGGCCATTGTCACCCTGCACTTGGCGGGTGCCTTGATCTTGCTGGCTTTGTTGGGTGTGCAGGTAGTACGTGGCAGCAACCAGGCGGCGCGCTTGCCCATGCCCTCTGCACTGGGTCGGTGGACGGGGTTCGCCTTGGGGTTGCTGGTGCTGCAGATTTTGTTGGGCGGCTGGGTCAGCACCAATTACGCCGTGCTGGCGTGCGGTGATTTCCCGCAATGTCAAAACCACTGGTGGCCTGAGATGAACTTTACCCAAGGTTTTGAGCTGTGGCGACATTTGGGTGTTACCGGCTCAGGTGTCCCCATCAGCTTTGCCGCACTGACGGCAATCCATTACGTGCACCGTTTGATGGCCTACCTGGTTTTGACGATATTGGCTTTGCTGGCGTGGCAGCTCAACCGTCATCCTCTTTGGCGTGCGCACAGTCGGGTGCTGGCGGCACTGGTTGGCCTGCAATTGGCAACAGGTTTAAGCAATGTGGTGCTGCAATGGCCGCTGGTGGCGGCCTTACTGCACACCGGGGGGGCGGCTGCACTGGTGTTGACGTTTGTCTGGATGCTGGCTTGCAAACAAGCTGCGTCAATGGTCGCGCCTGTCAGACCGGCGGCACCTTTGTCATCCACTGAAAGAGGAAATCTGGCTTGA
- a CDS encoding SURF1 family protein, with amino-acid sequence MRFQFRFIPTLAMLLGLIILIYLGAWQHGKGERLAHELAQRAERSQLGPTVVTGQLLDAQAAQDAPFTVVGTYEAEHQIFLDNRQENGQPGVHVITPLKIEGSETRILINRGWVGWTLGRSVMPVVATPAGRIQVTGLAVVPSTKKFFLMPDHPEASAKLWEKLDMSRFQSLLGHPLQPVVLQQTGGDAPDTLVRHWPPPEDRVGKHRGYAFQWFGMAGALFLFYLFASFRKGESV; translated from the coding sequence ATGCGTTTTCAATTCCGGTTCATTCCTACCTTGGCGATGTTGCTGGGTTTGATCATACTTATCTATCTTGGTGCGTGGCAGCATGGCAAAGGTGAGCGGCTGGCGCATGAACTGGCCCAACGCGCCGAGCGCAGTCAGTTGGGGCCGACCGTGGTTACCGGGCAGTTGCTGGATGCCCAAGCCGCACAAGATGCGCCGTTCACAGTTGTCGGTACCTACGAAGCAGAACACCAAATTTTTCTGGACAACCGCCAGGAAAATGGTCAACCTGGGGTGCATGTCATCACACCTTTGAAAATTGAAGGCAGTGAAACGCGCATTTTGATCAATCGCGGTTGGGTCGGCTGGACGCTGGGTCGTTCGGTGATGCCGGTCGTGGCGACACCTGCCGGAAGGATTCAGGTAACGGGCTTGGCCGTTGTACCTTCAACAAAGAAGTTTTTTTTGATGCCCGATCATCCCGAAGCCTCTGCCAAGTTATGGGAAAAACTGGATATGTCGCGTTTTCAAAGCTTGCTCGGTCATCCCTTGCAACCGGTGGTGTTGCAGCAAACGGGTGGTGATGCGCCAGACACACTGGTTCGTCACTGGCCACCACCGGAAGACCGCGTGGGCAAACACCGTGGCTACGCCTTTCAGTGGTTTGGTATGGCGGGGGCCTTGTTTTTGTTTTATCTGTTTGCCAGTTTTCGCAAGGGTGAATCCGTATGA
- a CDS encoding DUF2909 domain-containing protein, which produces MKTHVADELGVKKHNAISHSGKMAMLAKILILSTLALILVSLFSALAMLFKNDDPDKRKRVVQALTIRISLSIGLFIALIASFYLGLIPGRG; this is translated from the coding sequence TTGAAAACGCATGTTGCAGATGAGCTTGGTGTAAAAAAGCATAATGCAATCTCCCACTCAGGAAAGATGGCCATGCTGGCGAAAATTTTAATTCTGTCGACCTTGGCACTGATCTTGGTAAGCCTGTTCAGTGCTCTGGCCATGCTGTTCAAAAATGACGATCCAGACAAACGCAAGCGGGTTGTACAAGCATTGACCATTCGCATCAGCTTGTCTATCGGCTTGTTTATAGCCCTCATCGCAAGCTTTTATTTGGGCTTGATTCCAGGTCGGGGGTAA
- a CDS encoding cytochrome c oxidase subunit 3, with product MTHATQPAVRGHYFVPAASHYSTFLSVGIFMLALGFVFRINGTPPGIWSMLIGAALILYVIVGWFGEIISENVRGVYSLWEDRSYRIGMVWFIFSEVMFFACFFGALYYIRRIALPEMAGFEESLSPYGKFSSVWPNAGPLGDAFMPMHAWGIPAINTMLLLTSGATLTWAHWGLIKGKQSQLTLGLAMTVALGMTFMGFQIFEYAHAYSEMGLTLGAGVYGATFYILTGFHGLHVTLGTIMLIVMLGRGMKGHFSEHNHFAFEAVAWYWHFVDVVWLILFVFVYIL from the coding sequence ATGACACACGCAACCCAACCCGCTGTGCGCGGCCACTACTTTGTGCCAGCGGCCAGCCACTACTCCACCTTTTTGTCGGTGGGTATTTTTATGTTGGCGCTGGGCTTCGTTTTCAGAATCAACGGCACGCCGCCGGGCATCTGGAGCATGTTGATTGGTGCGGCACTGATCCTGTATGTGATTGTGGGTTGGTTCGGCGAAATCATCAGCGAGAACGTGCGTGGTGTGTACAGTTTGTGGGAAGACCGCTCGTACCGTATCGGTATGGTCTGGTTCATCTTTTCTGAAGTGATGTTTTTTGCCTGTTTTTTTGGTGCCCTGTATTACATCCGCCGAATTGCCTTGCCTGAAATGGCCGGGTTTGAAGAGTCCCTGTCGCCTTATGGCAAATTCTCCAGCGTTTGGCCCAATGCAGGTCCGTTGGGGGATGCCTTCATGCCGATGCACGCCTGGGGTATTCCTGCCATTAACACCATGTTGCTCTTGACCTCAGGTGCCACCTTGACCTGGGCGCATTGGGGATTGATCAAGGGCAAGCAAAGCCAATTAACCTTGGGTTTGGCCATGACCGTGGCACTCGGCATGACTTTTATGGGTTTTCAGATTTTTGAATATGCCCACGCCTATAGCGAGATGGGTTTGACCCTCGGGGCGGGTGTGTACGGTGCCACCTTTTACATTTTGACCGGTTTTCACGGCTTGCACGTGACGCTGGGAACCATCATGCTGATCGTCATGTTGGGACGTGGCATGAAGGGGCACTTTTCTGAGCACAACCACTTTGCTTTTGAAGCGGTCGCCTGGTACTGGCACTTTGTGGACGTGGTGTGGCTGATCCTGTTTGTGTTTGTCTATATTCTCTGA
- a CDS encoding cytochrome c oxidase assembly protein, whose translation MEISPVLMGVSKAERQRTNVRMGLKLGLVALFFVGFGFAMVPLYDVICELTGLNGKTNAVAVAVDKNTQIDMTRSVKVEFLSHSMPGVGLTFKPEQFSIRVHPGEISHMNYTITNTTDKVFVGQAIPSITPAVAAQYFEKLQCFCFGQQSFAPGETRTMPVVFVVNPKLDRDFGTVTLSYTFFEAIKAKS comes from the coding sequence ATGGAAATATCGCCCGTTCTGATGGGCGTTTCCAAGGCTGAGCGCCAGCGCACCAATGTGCGTATGGGGCTTAAGCTGGGTTTGGTGGCCTTGTTTTTTGTTGGTTTTGGCTTTGCCATGGTGCCGCTGTATGACGTGATCTGTGAGCTGACCGGCTTGAACGGTAAAACCAATGCGGTAGCGGTGGCGGTAGACAAAAACACCCAGATTGATATGACGCGCTCGGTCAAGGTCGAGTTTTTAAGCCATTCCATGCCAGGTGTGGGGTTGACTTTCAAGCCGGAGCAATTCTCGATTCGGGTGCATCCGGGCGAAATTTCGCACATGAACTACACCATCACCAACACCACCGACAAGGTGTTCGTGGGGCAGGCCATACCCAGTATCACGCCCGCGGTGGCGGCGCAATACTTTGAAAAACTGCAATGTTTTTGCTTCGGCCAGCAAAGTTTTGCTCCGGGTGAAACACGCACCATGCCGGTGGTGTTTGTGGTGAACCCGAAGCTGGATCGGGATTTTGGCACCGTGACACTTTCGTACACATTTTTTGAAGCCATCAAGGCAAAAAGCTGA
- a CDS encoding cytochrome c oxidase subunit I, with protein MAHDMSHGLPVGDSHDAHYKGGWVRWLETTNHKDIGIMYLIFGFAMLFIGGAMILTVRLELFQPGLQFVQPELFNQLITLHGLIMVFGFAMPAATGLANYMLPMMIGAPDMALPRLNNWGFWILPPAAIMLTLPFFLGIMGVGPGAVDTGWTMYAPLSIQSGWGMDFAIFAIHMLGVSSILGSINVIVTILNMRAPGMTIMKMPLFAHGFLMTAVLLITIMPVFAGGVTMVLMDRHFDTHFFNAAGGGDPVLWQHIFWFMGHPEVYVLLLPIAGALPHVFSAFARKPIYGYKAQVYSFWAIAGLGLVVWAHHMFTSGMSLGSQIYFMYITMAISFPLAVLFFCWIATIWQGSMSFETPMLFALGSLVLFGWGGVTGLALSDAAADPQYHNAYFMVAHFHYAFYPTAVMGAMAAVYYWLPKWTGHMLNETLGKWHFWVTIVGFNLTFIPQFFVGLAGMPRRIPDYPVMFAEWNMISSMGAFILGSAHLIFVYNIYKTIKEGEKAADKAWDGAEGLEWTVPSPAPYHTFETPPVIK; from the coding sequence ATGGCACACGATATGTCGCACGGCTTGCCGGTAGGTGATTCCCACGACGCGCATTACAAAGGCGGTTGGGTTCGTTGGTTGGAAACCACCAATCACAAAGATATCGGGATCATGTACCTGATTTTTGGTTTTGCCATGCTGTTTATTGGTGGGGCCATGATTTTGACGGTGCGGCTTGAGCTATTTCAGCCAGGTCTGCAGTTTGTTCAGCCAGAGCTGTTTAATCAGTTGATTACCTTGCACGGTTTGATCATGGTGTTTGGTTTTGCCATGCCTGCAGCGACAGGTTTGGCCAATTACATGTTGCCCATGATGATTGGTGCACCTGACATGGCTTTGCCCAGACTGAATAACTGGGGTTTCTGGATTTTGCCGCCAGCAGCCATCATGCTCACCTTACCCTTCTTTTTGGGCATCATGGGCGTTGGCCCAGGTGCAGTTGACACCGGCTGGACGATGTATGCACCCCTGTCGATTCAAAGTGGTTGGGGGATGGACTTTGCGATTTTCGCCATTCACATGCTGGGTGTGTCGTCCATTTTGGGCTCCATCAACGTCATTGTGACCATCTTGAACATGCGTGCACCTGGAATGACCATCATGAAAATGCCGCTGTTTGCGCATGGTTTCCTGATGACCGCAGTGCTCCTGATTACCATCATGCCGGTGTTTGCTGGTGGTGTGACGATGGTGCTGATGGATCGCCACTTTGATACCCACTTCTTCAATGCAGCTGGTGGTGGCGACCCGGTGTTGTGGCAACACATCTTCTGGTTCATGGGTCACCCTGAGGTATATGTGTTGTTGTTGCCCATTGCCGGTGCGCTGCCTCATGTGTTCTCTGCTTTTGCCCGCAAGCCGATCTACGGCTACAAGGCGCAGGTTTATTCGTTCTGGGCGATTGCCGGCCTGGGTTTGGTTGTATGGGCACACCATATGTTCACCAGCGGTATGTCGCTGGGTAGCCAGATTTACTTCATGTACATCACCATGGCCATCTCGTTCCCTTTGGCGGTGCTGTTTTTCTGTTGGATCGCCACGATTTGGCAGGGCTCCATGAGTTTTGAGACCCCCATGCTGTTTGCACTGGGCTCGCTGGTGTTATTTGGCTGGGGTGGCGTGACGGGCTTGGCCTTGTCTGACGCAGCGGCTGATCCGCAGTACCACAACGCGTATTTCATGGTGGCGCATTTCCACTATGCCTTCTATCCCACGGCAGTGATGGGAGCGATGGCGGCGGTGTATTACTGGCTGCCCAAGTGGACCGGGCATATGCTCAACGAAACCCTCGGTAAATGGCATTTCTGGGTCACCATCGTTGGCTTTAATCTGACCTTCATTCCGCAGTTCTTTGTCGGCTTGGCGGGTATGCCGCGTCGTATTCCTGACTATCCAGTGATGTTTGCAGAGTGGAACATGATCTCCAGTATGGGGGCCTTTATTTTGGGCTCGGCGCACTTGATCTTTGTCTACAACATTTACAAAACGATCAAAGAGGGTGAGAAAGCCGCTGATAAAGCCTGGGATGGTGCAGAGGGGCTGGAGTGGACCGTGCCTTCACCTGCACCCTACCATACCTTTGAAACTCCACCAGTCATCAAATAA
- the coxB gene encoding cytochrome c oxidase subunit II, which produces MRSLYRCGLGVLLALCSVAAFAGYAFNFPEPVTPIARETLHMHNLVMVVILILFFLVLGLLIYSFRTHRKDAGYKAGTFTGPVSRKQWLWVLSPFALLFFIDYVVFGIPALHAVIMYEDTKTDAELVVKVTGSQWLWQYEFPAEGVSYTSRLATPRDQIDSGAAKGEHYLLEVDNPLVLPVGKKIRFITTSNDVIHSWWVPAFGVKRDAVPGFLREFWATVEKTGTYRGQCSELCGKEHGFMPVVVKVVSQEEFAKWLASQKSAASVAAAEPVATTVVAKAQ; this is translated from the coding sequence ATGCGTAGCTTGTACAGGTGTGGTTTAGGCGTTTTGCTGGCTTTGTGCTCTGTGGCTGCTTTTGCCGGTTATGCGTTTAATTTTCCGGAGCCCGTGACCCCCATTGCGCGTGAAACGCTGCACATGCACAACCTGGTGATGGTGGTGATTTTGATCCTGTTCTTTTTGGTGCTCGGTTTGTTGATTTACTCATTCCGTACACACCGTAAGGATGCTGGCTACAAAGCGGGTACTTTCACTGGTCCGGTGAGTCGGAAACAATGGTTGTGGGTGCTGTCGCCATTTGCCTTGTTGTTTTTTATTGACTATGTGGTGTTTGGTATTCCGGCCCTGCATGCGGTGATCATGTACGAAGACACCAAGACCGATGCTGAATTGGTGGTCAAGGTCACGGGCAGTCAATGGTTGTGGCAATACGAGTTTCCGGCAGAAGGTGTTAGCTACACCAGCCGTTTGGCGACTCCTCGTGATCAGATCGATAGTGGTGCGGCCAAGGGCGAGCATTATTTGCTTGAAGTGGATAACCCGCTGGTACTTCCGGTGGGTAAAAAAATCCGTTTTATCACCACCTCCAACGACGTGATTCACAGCTGGTGGGTGCCTGCGTTTGGTGTCAAACGTGATGCCGTGCCAGGGTTTTTGCGTGAGTTCTGGGCCACGGTTGAGAAAACCGGTACCTACCGTGGGCAGTGTTCCGAGCTGTGTGGCAAAGAGCATGGTTTTATGCCGGTGGTCGTCAAGGTTGTGAGCCAGGAAGAGTTTGCCAAGTGGCTGGCCAGTCAAAAGTCTGCTGCATCCGTGGCTGCAGCAGAGCCCGTGGCGACAACGGTTGTCGCCAAAGCGCAGTAA
- a CDS encoding cytochrome c oxidase subunit II transmembrane domain-containing protein, which translates to MTEFGFRWGLMVVCLMIFGVSFAALLWASWKHHRGGSPERVNFHSSLAVEIAWTVTPCVIVLLLVWPTARIFWTP; encoded by the coding sequence ATGACTGAATTTGGCTTCAGATGGGGGCTCATGGTGGTGTGCCTGATGATATTCGGGGTATCTTTTGCGGCCTTGCTCTGGGCTTCTTGGAAACACCACCGTGGGGGTTCTCCCGAGCGGGTCAATTTTCACAGCTCACTGGCGGTAGAAATTGCATGGACGGTGACACCCTGTGTGATTGTTTTGTTGCTGGTGTGGCCCACGGCACGGATTTTTTGGACACCTTAA
- a CDS encoding biotin synthase, whose amino-acid sequence MADHFPPTLDPHAALRWQGMSLPESPWLHEEVAQRMQERLDLIKQQPDSWLHWAPLKGGIQAHGLLRQRYPQAACTVLETSQRVSDVQQVLRVPWWTPQRWLQPQTLVVSKVVQPVQMLWANMHLHMVADPQALMAHWHSALQVNGFLMFSCLGPDSLKELHRLYQMLGWPAPSHEFTDMHDWGDQLVAAGFAEPVMDMERITLTFETPQRLLQELRGLGRNLNVARFPALRGRHWHAQLLSALSKMPLQLTFEVLYGHAFKPASRLTVRAQSEISLQDMRAALQRGKTTGGHGAQKEQT is encoded by the coding sequence ATGGCTGACCATTTCCCCCCGACCCTTGACCCTCATGCTGCCTTGCGTTGGCAGGGTATGTCCCTGCCAGAGTCCCCCTGGCTGCATGAGGAGGTGGCGCAGCGCATGCAAGAGCGCCTGGACTTGATCAAACAACAGCCTGACAGCTGGCTGCATTGGGCTCCACTCAAGGGTGGTATACAAGCACATGGTCTGTTGAGGCAGCGTTATCCCCAAGCAGCTTGCACCGTGCTGGAAACCTCACAACGCGTGAGTGATGTTCAGCAAGTTTTGCGGGTGCCTTGGTGGACACCGCAGCGCTGGCTGCAGCCGCAAACGCTGGTGGTCAGCAAGGTTGTGCAGCCCGTGCAGATGCTGTGGGCCAACATGCATCTGCACATGGTGGCTGATCCGCAAGCACTGATGGCCCACTGGCACAGTGCCTTGCAGGTGAATGGCTTCTTGATGTTTTCTTGTCTGGGGCCGGATTCGCTCAAGGAGCTGCATAGGCTCTACCAGATGCTGGGTTGGCCAGCGCCCAGCCATGAATTTACCGATATGCACGATTGGGGTGATCAGCTTGTGGCAGCAGGTTTTGCCGAGCCGGTGATGGATATGGAGCGTATTACCCTGACGTTTGAGACTCCGCAACGTTTGTTGCAGGAGTTGCGCGGTTTGGGGCGCAATTTAAACGTGGCCCGTTTCCCTGCCTTGCGTGGACGACACTGGCATGCACAATTGCTCTCAGCGCTGTCCAAGATGCCTTTGCAATTGACGTTTGAGGTGCTTTATGGGCATGCGTTCAAACCGGCATCCCGCCTTACGGTCAGGGCACAAAGTGAAATTTCATTACAAGACATGCGTGCCGCCTTGCAGCGTGGCAAAACGACGGGTGGGCATGGCGCGCAGAAGGAGCAAACATGA
- a CDS encoding ComF family protein: MLTKLFTGLIHTLPSQCRVCHSWPAHPVCEDCVGQFAQPHQRCITCALPLPSGMLRCGACLKDPPPLDLCLTGVAYAYPWSSLIADFKFHAQSGLVHSLSTLLKASPWVEPALDAAHLLLPMPLSTSRLAERGYNQALLLARALNARKTRADILLRMQDTPAQHTLKRTQRLHVLDHAFAVDPLLAHHLKGACVVLVDDVMTTGASLHAAARVLRKAGAHHITGLVFARTE, encoded by the coding sequence ATGCTGACCAAGTTGTTCACAGGGCTGATTCACACGCTTCCCAGCCAGTGCCGGGTGTGCCATAGCTGGCCGGCACATCCAGTTTGTGAAGACTGTGTGGGCCAGTTTGCCCAACCGCACCAGCGCTGCATCACCTGCGCCCTGCCCTTGCCAAGCGGTATGCTGCGTTGCGGAGCCTGCCTGAAAGACCCGCCACCACTGGATCTGTGTCTGACGGGTGTCGCCTACGCTTACCCGTGGTCAAGCCTGATTGCCGACTTCAAATTTCACGCCCAAAGTGGCTTGGTTCACAGTTTGTCCACCCTGTTGAAGGCCAGCCCCTGGGTCGAACCGGCCTTGGATGCCGCCCATCTGCTGCTGCCCATGCCTTTGTCGACATCACGTTTGGCTGAGCGCGGCTACAACCAGGCCCTGCTGCTGGCACGTGCCCTCAACGCCAGAAAAACACGCGCAGATATCTTGCTGCGCATGCAAGACACGCCCGCCCAACACACACTCAAGCGCACCCAGCGCTTACATGTGCTTGACCATGCTTTTGCAGTCGACCCGCTGCTGGCACACCACCTCAAAGGGGCCTGCGTGGTGCTGGTGGACGATGTGATGACCACAGGTGCATCCCTGCATGCGGCTGCCCG